The Xanthomonas sontii genome contains a region encoding:
- a CDS encoding cold-shock protein codes for MSERQNGTVKWFNDAKGFGFITPESGPDLFVHFRAIQGTGFKSLQEGQKVTFVAVQGQKGMQADQVQAV; via the coding sequence ATGTCTGAGCGTCAGAACGGTACCGTGAAGTGGTTCAACGATGCCAAGGGCTTCGGCTTCATCACCCCGGAAAGCGGCCCGGACCTGTTCGTGCATTTCCGCGCGATCCAGGGCACCGGCTTCAAGTCGCTGCAGGAAGGCCAGAAGGTGACCTTCGTCGCCGTGCAGGGCCAGAAGGGTATGCAGGCTGACCAGGTGCAGGCCGTCTAA
- a CDS encoding glutathione S-transferase family protein, protein MITVHHLNQSRSQRVLWLLEELALPYQVIKYQRDSKTMLAPPELRAIHPLGKSPVLVDDGHVLAESGAILDYLVDRYDTGSTLSPAPQPLDSPERLRYRYWMHYAEGSAMPPLLMSLVFGRIRSAKMPFFARPIAKAIVDKAMHGFVGPQVRLHLDWMERELAETGWFAGDRFTAADVQMSFPVQAAAARIGLQTHPNLAGFVQRIEQRPAYQRALQQGGPFELLGSADG, encoded by the coding sequence ATGATCACCGTGCATCACCTCAACCAGTCCCGGTCGCAGCGCGTGCTGTGGTTGCTGGAGGAACTGGCGCTGCCGTACCAGGTGATCAAGTACCAGCGCGATTCCAAGACCATGCTGGCGCCGCCGGAGCTGCGCGCGATCCATCCGCTGGGCAAGTCGCCGGTGCTGGTGGACGACGGTCACGTCCTCGCCGAGTCCGGGGCCATCCTCGACTATCTGGTGGACCGCTACGACACCGGCAGCACGCTGTCGCCGGCGCCGCAGCCGCTGGATTCGCCCGAGCGCCTGCGCTACCGCTACTGGATGCACTACGCCGAGGGGTCGGCGATGCCGCCGCTGCTGATGAGCCTGGTATTCGGGCGGATCCGCTCGGCGAAGATGCCGTTCTTCGCGCGGCCGATCGCCAAGGCCATCGTCGACAAGGCGATGCATGGTTTCGTCGGTCCGCAGGTGCGTCTGCACCTGGACTGGATGGAGCGCGAACTGGCCGAGACCGGCTGGTTCGCCGGCGACCGCTTCACCGCCGCGGACGTGCAGATGAGCTTCCCGGTGCAGGCCGCCGCGGCGCGCATCGGCCTGCAGACGCATCCGAACCTGGCCGGGTTCGTGCAGCGGATCGAGCAGCGCCCCGCCTATCAGCGCGCGCTGCAGCAGGGTGGTCCATTCGAACTGCTCGGCAGCGCGGACGGCTGA
- a CDS encoding alpha/beta hydrolase: MSDRPSSPRWPRNALIALSSLLVSACSSLFFGGLNASSSRHGLHEQRGIVYDAAHGLALDVYRPAGVEHAPVVVFFHGGTWKTGDRQNYRWAGEALARHGVVAIVPDYRKYPQVTLDGFMRDAATAVAWSRRHAADYGGDPQRLVLMGHSAGAHIAALLATDGHWLQAQGLSPRQLCGLVGLAGPYDFLPLTDPDLIGMFGQDPAQQRRSQPVNFVDGDEPPALLLHGDADTVVEPHNSQSLQAALQRAGVPAELKTYPGVGHMRLVLALRKDDPALPVMADSIAFVRACRARPAAR, from the coding sequence ATGTCCGACCGACCGTCTTCGCCCCGCTGGCCCCGCAACGCCCTGATCGCCCTCTCCTCGCTGCTGGTCTCGGCCTGCAGCAGCCTGTTCTTCGGCGGCCTCAACGCCAGTTCCTCGCGGCATGGCCTCCACGAGCAACGTGGGATCGTCTACGACGCGGCGCATGGCCTGGCACTGGACGTGTACCGCCCCGCCGGGGTGGAGCACGCGCCGGTGGTGGTGTTCTTCCACGGCGGTACCTGGAAGACCGGCGACCGCCAGAACTACCGCTGGGCCGGCGAAGCGCTGGCGCGGCACGGCGTGGTCGCGATCGTGCCGGACTACCGCAAGTATCCGCAGGTGACCCTGGACGGCTTCATGCGCGATGCCGCCACGGCGGTGGCCTGGAGCCGGCGCCATGCCGCCGACTACGGCGGCGATCCGCAACGGCTGGTGCTGATGGGCCACTCCGCCGGTGCGCACATCGCCGCGCTGCTGGCCACCGACGGTCATTGGCTGCAGGCGCAGGGCCTGTCGCCGCGGCAACTGTGCGGCCTGGTCGGGCTGGCCGGCCCCTACGACTTCCTGCCGCTGACCGATCCGGACCTGATCGGCATGTTCGGCCAGGACCCGGCGCAACAGCGGCGCTCGCAGCCGGTGAACTTCGTCGACGGCGACGAGCCGCCGGCGCTGCTGCTGCACGGCGACGCCGACACCGTGGTGGAGCCGCACAACAGCCAGTCGCTGCAGGCCGCGCTGCAGCGCGCCGGGGTACCGGCCGAACTGAAGACCTATCCCGGCGTCGGCCACATGCGCCTGGTGCTGGCGCTGCGCAAGGACGACCCGGCGCTGCCGGTCATGGCCGACAGCATCGCCTTCGTGCGTGCCTGCCGGGCACGTCCCGCCGCCCGTTGA
- a CDS encoding YdiU family protein produces MPSLRFDNRFVAELPGDPETGPRRREVLGALWSPVEPTPVAAPRLLAYSPEVAALLGLSEQEVRAPEFAAVFAGNARYPGMQPYAANYGGHQFGHWAGQLGDGRAISLGEALGVDGRRWELQLKGAGPTPYSRGADGRAVLRSSIREFLCSEAMHHLGVPTTRALSLVGTGETVVRDMFYDGHPRAEPGAVVCRVAPSFVRFGSFELPAARGDTALLRRLADLVIARDFPALSGTGGARDAAWFAEICARTARMVAHWMRVGFVHGVMNTDNMSILGLTIDYGPYGWVDDYDPDWTPNTTDAQGRRYRFGTQPQVAYWNLGRLAQALAPLFDDVAPLHDGLERFRAEYAQAERDNIAAKLGLAACGDADVALMRDLLDLLQQGEVDMTQWFRGLSALPLPPWTPAQALTALADAFYDPDKLAAQAPTFEAWLARYAQRLRQDPLPAAVRAEQMRAANPRYVLRNYLAQQAIDRAEQGDTGGIDELLEVMRHPYDEQPGREAFAAKRPDWARSRAGCSMLSCSS; encoded by the coding sequence ATGCCTTCCTTGCGTTTCGACAATCGCTTCGTCGCCGAGCTGCCTGGCGACCCGGAAACCGGTCCGCGGCGCCGCGAGGTGCTGGGCGCGCTGTGGTCGCCGGTCGAGCCGACGCCGGTCGCGGCGCCGCGGCTGCTGGCGTATTCGCCGGAGGTGGCCGCCTTGCTCGGGCTGTCCGAGCAGGAGGTGCGGGCGCCGGAGTTCGCCGCGGTGTTCGCCGGCAATGCGCGCTATCCGGGCATGCAGCCCTATGCTGCGAACTATGGGGGGCATCAGTTCGGGCATTGGGCCGGACAACTCGGCGACGGCCGCGCGATCTCGCTGGGCGAGGCATTGGGGGTGGACGGGCGGCGCTGGGAGCTGCAGCTCAAGGGCGCCGGGCCCACGCCGTATTCGCGCGGTGCCGATGGCCGCGCCGTGCTGCGCTCGTCGATCCGCGAGTTCCTGTGCAGCGAGGCCATGCATCACCTGGGCGTGCCGACCACACGTGCGCTGAGCCTGGTCGGCACCGGCGAGACGGTGGTGCGCGACATGTTCTACGACGGCCACCCGCGCGCCGAACCGGGCGCGGTGGTGTGCCGGGTGGCGCCGTCGTTCGTGCGCTTCGGCAGTTTCGAACTGCCGGCCGCGCGCGGCGACACCGCCTTGCTGCGGCGCCTGGCCGATCTGGTGATCGCACGCGATTTCCCGGCGCTGTCCGGCACCGGTGGCGCACGCGATGCGGCCTGGTTCGCCGAGATCTGTGCGCGCACCGCACGCATGGTGGCGCACTGGATGCGGGTCGGCTTCGTGCACGGGGTGATGAACACCGACAACATGTCGATCCTGGGCCTGACCATCGACTACGGCCCCTACGGCTGGGTCGACGACTACGACCCGGACTGGACGCCCAACACCACCGATGCGCAGGGGCGCCGCTACCGCTTCGGTACGCAGCCGCAGGTCGCGTACTGGAACCTGGGTCGGCTGGCGCAGGCGCTGGCGCCGCTGTTCGACGACGTCGCGCCACTGCACGACGGCCTGGAGCGGTTCCGTGCGGAGTATGCGCAGGCCGAGCGCGACAACATCGCGGCCAAGCTCGGCCTGGCGGCCTGCGGCGACGCCGATGTGGCGCTGATGCGCGACCTGCTGGATCTGCTGCAGCAGGGCGAGGTCGACATGACCCAGTGGTTCCGTGGCTTGAGCGCATTGCCGCTGCCGCCGTGGACGCCGGCGCAGGCGCTGACGGCGCTGGCCGACGCGTTCTACGACCCGGACAAGCTGGCGGCGCAGGCGCCGACGTTCGAGGCCTGGCTGGCCCGCTATGCGCAGCGCCTGCGGCAGGATCCGCTGCCCGCCGCCGTGCGTGCGGAGCAGATGCGCGCGGCCAATCCGCGCTACGTGCTGCGCAACTACCTGGCGCAACAGGCGATCGACCGCGCCGAGCAGGGCGACACCGGCGGCATCGACGAGCTGCTGGAGGTGATGCGGCATCCGTACGACGAGCAGCCCGGGCGCGAGGCCTTCGCGGCGAAGCGTCCGGACTGGGCGCGCAGCCGGGCTGGCTGTTCGATGCTGTCGTGCAGTTCCTGA
- a CDS encoding TetR/AcrR family transcriptional regulator, with protein MKGSTTLRRQDAQTATATAEPATTGVPARPRGRPALARPRLLAAARTLLLEHGLDVSLEQIASQAGLTRQSLYNHFSSKAELLMQVFEALNEELQARFENIGSATAQDLPATLRQIALTVPAHLYAPDALRLHRLLVQASAQMPDLLQSLHQRRAGRLRERLSALLQTLHARGDVQVARPTLAATAFIGATFGYAYPGAMLNGQAPDAAAQQALAEEVVATFLAAWRYRGATAP; from the coding sequence ATGAAGGGAAGCACAACCCTTCGCCGCCAGGATGCGCAAACTGCGACGGCGACGGCCGAGCCGGCGACAACGGGCGTCCCCGCGCGCCCGCGTGGACGGCCGGCACTGGCGCGGCCACGCCTGCTGGCAGCGGCACGCACCCTGCTGCTGGAACACGGGCTGGACGTGTCGCTGGAACAGATCGCCAGCCAGGCCGGACTCACCCGGCAGAGCCTGTACAACCATTTTTCCAGCAAGGCCGAGCTGCTGATGCAGGTGTTCGAGGCCTTGAACGAGGAACTGCAGGCGCGCTTCGAAAACATCGGCAGCGCCACCGCGCAGGACCTGCCCGCGACCCTGCGGCAGATCGCGCTGACCGTGCCGGCGCACCTGTACGCGCCCGACGCCTTGCGCCTGCATCGCCTGCTGGTGCAGGCCAGCGCGCAGATGCCGGACCTGCTGCAGTCGCTGCACCAGCGCCGCGCCGGCCGCCTGCGCGAGCGCCTGAGCGCCTTGCTGCAGACCCTGCACGCGCGCGGCGACGTGCAGGTCGCACGCCCCACCCTCGCCGCCACCGCGTTCATCGGCGCCACCTTCGGCTATGCCTATCCCGGCGCGATGCTCAACGGACAGGCGCCGGACGCGGCCGCGCAGCAGGCGCTGGCGGAGGAAGTGGTGGCGACCTTCCTGGCCGCCTGGCGCTATCGCGGCGCGACCGCGCCCTGA
- a CDS encoding efflux RND transporter periplasmic adaptor subunit yields the protein MPAPFVQRRRALPLLLSVVVLAFAGCKGGGKAPAPAAKTVEVVTLQPQSVPLSVELAGRTVASEESEVRPQVSGILRQRLFEEGATVRAGQPLFQIEPTLYQAAANQAQANLATAEATLAAATLRAERYRTLGKTRLAAQQDVDDAQAAYKQALASRDAQRAALDTARTQLRFATVLAPIGGRIGRARVTPGALVTANQTDAIAKIQQLDPMNVDITQSGNQFLALRRAIAAGGVQPASTQVRLTLSDGTAYPLPGTLEFADLDVEETTGAVTLRARFPNPDAQLLPGMYVRALVGQGVRQQALLVPQAAVDRTPRGEAVAWVVGADDVVRQREFTTLRAVGDRWLVGDGLKPGERVVVAGRQGLSDGAKVTVKTAAAAAAPAAGQG from the coding sequence ATGCCCGCGCCTTTCGTCCAGCGCCGCCGCGCGCTGCCGTTGCTGCTGTCCGTCGTCGTGCTCGCGTTCGCCGGCTGCAAGGGGGGAGGCAAGGCCCCGGCGCCGGCAGCGAAGACGGTGGAGGTGGTGACCCTGCAGCCGCAGAGCGTGCCGCTGAGCGTGGAACTGGCCGGGCGTACCGTGGCCTCGGAAGAATCGGAGGTGCGGCCGCAGGTCAGCGGCATCCTGCGCCAGCGGCTGTTCGAGGAGGGCGCCACGGTGCGGGCCGGGCAGCCGCTGTTCCAGATCGAGCCGACCCTGTACCAGGCCGCGGCCAACCAGGCGCAGGCCAACCTGGCCACCGCCGAGGCCACGCTCGCCGCCGCCACGCTGCGCGCCGAGCGTTACCGCACCCTGGGCAAGACCCGGCTGGCCGCGCAGCAGGACGTGGACGATGCGCAGGCCGCCTACAAGCAGGCGCTGGCCAGCCGCGACGCGCAACGCGCGGCGCTGGACACCGCGCGCACGCAGCTGCGCTTCGCCACGGTGCTGGCGCCGATCGGCGGGCGCATCGGCCGCGCGCGGGTGACCCCCGGCGCGCTGGTCACCGCCAATCAGACCGATGCCATCGCCAAGATCCAGCAACTGGATCCGATGAACGTGGACATCACCCAGTCCGGCAATCAGTTCCTGGCGCTGCGTCGGGCGATTGCCGCCGGCGGCGTGCAGCCGGCCAGCACGCAGGTACGGCTGACCCTGTCCGACGGTACTGCGTATCCGCTGCCGGGCACGCTGGAGTTCGCCGACCTCGACGTGGAGGAGACCACTGGTGCGGTGACCCTGCGCGCGCGTTTCCCCAATCCCGATGCGCAACTGTTGCCGGGCATGTATGTGCGCGCGCTGGTCGGGCAGGGCGTGCGCCAGCAGGCGCTGCTGGTGCCGCAGGCGGCGGTGGACCGCACCCCGCGCGGCGAGGCGGTGGCCTGGGTGGTGGGCGCCGACGACGTGGTGCGCCAGCGCGAGTTCACCACGCTGCGCGCGGTCGGCGACCGCTGGCTGGTCGGCGATGGCCTCAAGCCCGGCGAGCGGGTGGTGGTGGCGGGCCGGCAAGGCCTCAGCGACGGTGCCAAGGTGACGGTGAAGACCGCCGCCGCCGCGGCCGCGCCTGCCGCCGGCCAGGGCTGA
- a CDS encoding efflux RND transporter permease subunit: MLPRFFIHRPIFAWVLAICIMAAGAIAVFTLPIEQYPDIAPPSVNVTATYNGASAQTVEDSVTQVIEQQIKGIDHLLYFSSTSSSSGQARISITFDQAANPDIAQVQVQNAVNQALNRLPQEVQQQGVTVAKSQGDSLMAVAIYDRTDRMDNVDISDYLVSTLQDPISRINGVGEINVFGAQYAMRVWLDPHKLNAYQLMPGDVRSAILAQNTQVTAGELGALPTGAEQELNATVTAQSRLQTPEQFRQIILATRADGSSVRLGDVARVEIGAENYQNNATLNGHPASGFSVTLSAGANAIATSDAIHATIERLKPTFPPGLDVAYPRDSTPFVRISIENVVHTLAEAIVLVVVVMFLFLQNARATLIPAITVPVVLLGTFGILAAAGFTINTLTLFAMVLAIGLLVDDAIVVVENVERIMHEEHLPPREATERSMGEITGALIGITVVLGAVFLPMAFFGGSTGIIYRQFSITIASAMALSALVALTLTPALCATLLKPVEQERKLGRFFQWFNRSVERGQQAYQRRLGTVLQRPRRWMALYALVALAMVVLYMRMPTGFLPVEDQGQVQIQFTTPEGTPLAKTQALGKRISDYFMTHEKANLTAIFMVVGRNNAGTGQNAGQAFVALTPWGERNRDNTAQAIIDRANAHFRGVSDAKISVLSPPAVRGLGQSSGFELWIRDSDGAGRAALLKAQQQVLKEAGDDPQLTAVRLNGLGDKAQLQVDIDHAQASALGLAQSDINATLATAWGGSYVNDFIDRGRVKRVYVQGDAPYRALPEDIAQWYVRGSGGQMAPFASFASTHWTRGPQLQQRFNGLPASQIQGGAAAGSSSGEAMQRMQALVAKQEGFDLQWSGLSYQEQLSSNQTLWLYTASILFIFLCLAALYESWSIPVAVLLVIPLGVVGTVLATTLAGFVNDIYFQVGLLTTIGLSAKNAILIVEFAEARQRAGRPLLEATLEGARLRLRPIVMTSLAFVAGVLPLALSTGAGASSRREIGVCVIGGMVTGTVLAVLLVPLFFVLVRGLFRGPARQDASAAAA; the protein is encoded by the coding sequence ATGCTGCCGCGTTTCTTCATCCACCGCCCGATCTTCGCCTGGGTCCTGGCCATCTGCATCATGGCCGCCGGCGCCATCGCCGTGTTCACCCTGCCGATCGAGCAGTACCCGGACATCGCGCCGCCCTCGGTCAACGTCACCGCCACCTACAACGGCGCCTCGGCGCAGACCGTGGAGGACAGCGTCACCCAGGTGATCGAACAGCAGATCAAGGGCATCGACCACCTGCTGTACTTCTCCTCGACCAGTTCCTCGTCGGGGCAGGCGCGGATCAGCATCACCTTCGACCAGGCGGCCAACCCGGACATCGCCCAGGTGCAGGTGCAGAACGCGGTCAACCAGGCGCTCAACCGGCTGCCGCAGGAAGTGCAGCAGCAGGGCGTGACCGTGGCCAAGTCGCAGGGCGACAGCCTGATGGCGGTGGCGATCTACGACCGCACCGACCGCATGGACAACGTCGACATCTCCGACTACTTGGTCAGCACCCTGCAGGACCCGATCAGCCGCATCAACGGCGTCGGAGAGATCAACGTGTTCGGCGCGCAGTACGCGATGCGGGTCTGGCTGGACCCGCACAAGCTCAACGCCTACCAACTGATGCCCGGCGACGTGCGCAGCGCGATCCTGGCGCAGAACACCCAGGTCACCGCCGGCGAACTCGGCGCGCTGCCCACCGGCGCCGAGCAGGAACTCAACGCCACGGTCACCGCGCAGTCGCGGCTGCAGACGCCCGAGCAGTTCCGGCAGATCATCCTGGCCACGCGCGCGGACGGTTCCAGCGTGCGCCTGGGCGATGTGGCGCGGGTGGAGATCGGCGCGGAGAACTACCAGAACAACGCCACGCTCAACGGTCACCCGGCGTCCGGCTTCTCGGTGACGCTGTCCGCCGGCGCCAATGCGATCGCCACCTCCGACGCGATCCACGCCACCATCGAACGGCTCAAGCCGACCTTCCCGCCGGGCCTGGACGTGGCCTATCCGCGCGACAGCACGCCGTTCGTGCGCATTTCGATCGAGAACGTGGTGCACACACTGGCCGAGGCCATCGTGCTGGTGGTGGTGGTGATGTTCCTGTTCCTGCAGAACGCGCGCGCCACGCTGATCCCCGCGATCACCGTGCCGGTGGTGCTGCTGGGCACCTTCGGCATCCTCGCCGCGGCAGGCTTCACCATCAACACGCTGACCCTGTTCGCGATGGTGCTGGCGATCGGCCTGCTGGTCGACGACGCCATCGTGGTGGTGGAGAACGTCGAGCGGATCATGCATGAGGAACACCTGCCGCCGCGCGAGGCCACCGAGCGCTCGATGGGCGAGATCACCGGTGCGCTGATCGGCATCACCGTGGTGCTGGGCGCGGTGTTCCTGCCGATGGCGTTCTTCGGCGGCTCCACCGGCATCATCTACCGGCAGTTCTCCATCACCATCGCCTCGGCGATGGCGCTGTCGGCGCTGGTCGCGCTGACCCTGACCCCGGCGCTGTGCGCGACCCTGCTCAAGCCGGTGGAGCAGGAGCGCAAGCTCGGCCGTTTCTTCCAGTGGTTCAACCGCAGCGTCGAGCGCGGCCAGCAGGCCTACCAGCGCCGCCTCGGCACGGTGCTGCAGCGGCCGCGGCGCTGGATGGCGCTGTATGCGCTGGTAGCGCTGGCGATGGTGGTGCTGTACATGCGCATGCCGACCGGCTTCCTGCCGGTGGAGGACCAGGGCCAGGTGCAGATCCAGTTCACCACCCCGGAAGGCACGCCGCTGGCCAAGACCCAGGCGCTGGGCAAGCGCATCAGCGATTACTTCATGACCCACGAGAAGGCCAATCTCACCGCGATCTTCATGGTGGTCGGCCGCAACAACGCCGGCACCGGGCAGAACGCCGGCCAGGCCTTCGTGGCGCTCACGCCGTGGGGCGAGCGCAACCGCGACAACACCGCACAGGCCATCATCGACCGCGCCAACGCGCATTTCCGCGGGGTCAGCGATGCCAAGATCAGCGTGCTGTCGCCGCCGGCGGTGCGCGGCCTGGGCCAGTCCAGCGGCTTCGAGCTGTGGATCCGCGACAGCGACGGCGCCGGCCGCGCGGCGCTGCTGAAGGCGCAGCAGCAGGTGCTCAAGGAGGCCGGCGACGATCCGCAGCTGACCGCGGTGCGGCTCAACGGCCTGGGCGACAAGGCGCAACTGCAGGTGGACATCGACCACGCCCAGGCCAGCGCGCTGGGCCTGGCGCAGAGCGACATCAACGCGACCCTGGCCACCGCCTGGGGCGGCAGCTACGTCAACGACTTCATCGACCGCGGCCGGGTCAAGCGCGTGTACGTGCAGGGCGATGCGCCGTACCGCGCGCTGCCGGAGGACATCGCGCAGTGGTACGTGCGCGGCAGCGGCGGGCAGATGGCGCCGTTCGCCAGTTTCGCCAGCACCCACTGGACCCGCGGCCCGCAGTTGCAGCAGCGCTTCAACGGCCTGCCGGCATCGCAGATCCAGGGCGGCGCGGCGGCCGGCAGCAGTTCCGGCGAGGCGATGCAGCGGATGCAGGCGCTGGTGGCCAAGCAGGAGGGCTTCGATCTGCAATGGAGCGGGCTGTCCTACCAGGAGCAGTTGTCCAGCAACCAGACGCTGTGGCTGTACACCGCCTCGATCCTGTTCATTTTCCTGTGCCTGGCGGCGCTGTACGAAAGCTGGTCGATCCCGGTGGCGGTGCTGCTGGTGATTCCGCTGGGTGTGGTCGGCACCGTGCTGGCGACCACCCTGGCCGGGTTCGTCAACGACATCTACTTCCAGGTCGGCCTGCTGACCACGATCGGCCTGTCGGCGAAGAACGCGATCCTGATCGTCGAATTCGCCGAGGCGCGGCAGCGTGCCGGGCGACCGTTGCTGGAAGCAACACTGGAAGGCGCGCGGCTGCGCCTGCGGCCGATCGTGATGACCTCGCTGGCGTTCGTCGCCGGTGTGTTGCCGCTGGCGCTGTCCACCGGCGCCGGCGCCTCCAGCCGCCGCGAGATCGGCGTGTGCGTGATCGGCGGCATGGTCACCGGCACCGTGCTGGCAGTGTTGCTGGTGCCGTTGTTCTTCGTGCTGGTGCGCGGCCTGTTTCGCGGGCCCGCGCGGCAGGACGCCAGCGCAGCGGCGGCGTAA
- a CDS encoding adenine phosphoribosyltransferase has protein sequence MNDSSCCGAPSDAPAHWSGRIRDIADFPKPGIVFKDITPLLADGPDFASALDEMARPWRTTPLQAVLGIESRGFILGAALAHELRTGFVPVRKPGKLPGRTVTQEYALEYGSDRIEMHADALPAGSRVLLVDDVLATGGTLRAALALAQQLELEVVGAAVLVELQALRGRDRWSETLPLLATLTY, from the coding sequence ATGAACGATTCCTCCTGCTGCGGCGCGCCCAGCGACGCACCGGCCCACTGGTCCGGCCGCATTCGCGATATCGCCGATTTCCCGAAGCCGGGCATCGTGTTCAAGGACATCACGCCGCTGCTGGCCGACGGCCCGGATTTCGCCTCGGCGCTGGACGAGATGGCGCGTCCGTGGCGCACCACGCCGCTGCAGGCGGTGCTGGGCATCGAGTCGCGCGGCTTCATCCTGGGCGCGGCGCTGGCGCACGAACTGCGTACGGGCTTCGTGCCGGTGCGCAAGCCAGGCAAGCTGCCGGGCAGGACGGTGACCCAGGAGTACGCGCTGGAGTACGGCAGCGACCGCATCGAAATGCACGCCGATGCGCTGCCGGCCGGTTCGCGCGTGCTGCTGGTCGATGACGTGCTCGCCACCGGCGGTACCTTGCGCGCGGCCCTGGCGTTGGCGCAGCAACTGGAACTGGAAGTGGTCGGCGCCGCGGTACTGGTGGAACTGCAGGCGCTGCGTGGACGCGATCGCTGGAGCGAGACCTTGCCGCTGCTGGCGACGCTGACGTACTGA
- a CDS encoding DUF6985 domain-containing protein, which produces MSATQQVLASLQPDEDGNLWSEAVPVPWMRDSCCFVLVGCEAGDVPVDAAPAIETFLQLDAAVFDAAAPHVFAYYRHTQALCAKYGWPSPDIADPAEVWAHVQFGSEAYLRRYRDGRLRISLECNCDWEAEHGLQLVFADDGRICKVGPFDGHLSHAAAHADPSLETVIYPT; this is translated from the coding sequence GTGAGCGCGACGCAGCAGGTCCTGGCGTCGCTGCAACCGGACGAGGACGGCAACCTGTGGAGCGAGGCGGTGCCGGTCCCGTGGATGCGCGACAGTTGCTGCTTCGTGCTGGTGGGCTGCGAGGCTGGCGACGTTCCGGTCGACGCGGCGCCCGCCATCGAGACCTTCCTGCAACTCGATGCCGCGGTCTTCGACGCGGCGGCGCCGCACGTGTTCGCCTACTACCGGCACACGCAGGCGCTGTGCGCCAAATACGGATGGCCTTCGCCGGACATCGCCGACCCCGCCGAGGTGTGGGCGCACGTGCAGTTCGGCAGCGAGGCGTATCTACGCCGCTACCGCGACGGCCGCCTGCGCATCAGCCTGGAATGCAACTGCGACTGGGAAGCCGAACACGGACTGCAGCTGGTGTTCGCCGACGACGGCCGGATCTGCAAGGTCGGTCCGTTCGATGGCCACCTAAGCCATGCCGCCGCGCATGCGGACCCCAGCCTGGAAACGGTGATCTACCCGACCTGA